In Fibrobacter sp. UWB10, a single window of DNA contains:
- a CDS encoding bifunctional diguanylate cyclase/phosphodiesterase, which yields MTLMALTLINFSFTYCDIDWKYHWVQRIIYAALAIDVIQFAFNPIFGQAFSVEPITVENAIYYRLVPYIGQIYHRMAVYTALFISLAIFFVKSIRVPRIYAEKYYVIFLTMLLAGAWQTYAISSRLPINHSMIGLSVFVFLLFYFSIIYRSFQLLDRMLANIAANMSESLFFFDMNDRCIWANSYGMKFLQLSPKRMDLAPLMLANLFDDFLDPEPEWKSKQVLGTGIDAKYYSLEKRILKDLKGNQVGSFFSVKDITKDELHHLQEIYNATHDKLTGLFTKETLFKKIRDLVDERKNTQYWIAYFDIKDFKIVNDIFGNAMGDSVLRNVAQWLRENSTKEWVYGRLGGDDFGICFPAGDANLKQLERKFSRHVISNGSIEHRILMHMGIYKITERDIDIAIMFDRAQLALTSIKNEYNKHIAFYDDDMRDQVLWDQMISAQLEKALEEKQLQPYLQPIVDNNGIIIGAEALIRWDHPREGFLQPDTFIPTFEKNGMIADIDKYVWRAACEILSTWTGEKSHMFISINISPKDFLFMDVFAEICSLIEEFKVDPSRLRIEITETSMMTDIESRMSILNKFRESGFIVEMDDFGSGYSSLNQLKDMPLDVLKIDMKFLSSSKNSRKAEIILRNVLKLSGDLGLSSLTEGVETEAQYNMLNKMGCNLFQGYYFAKPMTVGEFEKVCDTKVA from the coding sequence ATGACCCTGATGGCACTCACCCTAATCAATTTCTCGTTTACGTACTGCGATATTGATTGGAAATACCACTGGGTACAAAGAATCATCTACGCCGCCCTCGCTATCGATGTCATTCAATTCGCCTTCAATCCGATATTCGGACAAGCCTTTAGCGTAGAACCCATCACCGTCGAAAACGCCATTTATTATAGACTTGTCCCCTATATCGGACAAATTTACCACCGAATGGCCGTATACACCGCTTTATTTATATCTCTCGCCATTTTCTTTGTCAAAAGCATTCGCGTTCCAAGAATTTATGCCGAAAAGTATTACGTCATCTTCTTGACCATGTTGCTTGCGGGCGCATGGCAGACTTACGCTATTTCGTCGAGATTGCCCATTAACCATTCCATGATTGGACTGAGCGTATTCGTATTCTTGCTGTTCTATTTTTCGATTATCTACCGTTCGTTCCAGCTCTTGGACAGAATGCTTGCAAACATTGCCGCCAACATGTCCGAATCTCTGTTCTTCTTTGACATGAACGACCGCTGCATTTGGGCAAACAGCTACGGCATGAAATTCCTGCAGCTAAGCCCGAAAAGAATGGATTTGGCCCCCTTGATGCTCGCAAACCTGTTCGATGACTTTCTTGATCCAGAACCCGAATGGAAATCAAAGCAAGTTCTCGGCACCGGAATCGACGCCAAATACTATTCCCTCGAAAAGAGAATCTTAAAAGACCTCAAAGGAAACCAGGTCGGATCGTTCTTTAGCGTAAAAGACATCACCAAAGATGAATTGCACCATTTGCAAGAAATCTATAACGCCACTCACGACAAATTGACTGGCCTTTTCACCAAGGAAACCTTGTTCAAGAAAATCAGGGACTTGGTTGACGAGAGAAAAAACACCCAATATTGGATTGCCTATTTTGACATCAAGGATTTCAAAATCGTAAACGACATCTTTGGAAACGCCATGGGCGACAGCGTATTAAGAAATGTGGCACAATGGCTCCGGGAAAATTCCACCAAGGAATGGGTTTACGGGCGCTTAGGCGGAGACGACTTTGGAATCTGTTTCCCCGCAGGAGACGCAAACCTGAAACAGCTCGAACGCAAGTTCTCTCGCCACGTCATTTCGAACGGATCTATTGAACACCGCATTTTAATGCACATGGGAATCTACAAGATTACGGAGCGCGACATCGATATCGCTATCATGTTCGACCGCGCACAGCTCGCCCTGACCTCAATCAAGAACGAATACAACAAGCATATCGCCTTCTACGACGACGACATGCGCGACCAGGTTCTTTGGGACCAAATGATTTCGGCCCAGCTTGAAAAGGCCCTCGAAGAAAAGCAATTACAGCCTTACTTGCAGCCCATTGTCGACAACAACGGAATCATTATCGGAGCCGAAGCGCTTATCCGCTGGGATCACCCGAGAGAAGGGTTCCTTCAGCCAGACACCTTTATTCCGACTTTCGAAAAGAACGGCATGATTGCCGATATAGACAAGTACGTTTGGCGTGCGGCATGCGAGATTCTTTCGACTTGGACAGGCGAAAAATCCCACATGTTCATTTCAATCAATATTTCGCCCAAAGACTTTTTGTTTATGGATGTCTTCGCCGAAATTTGCTCCCTGATCGAAGAATTCAAGGTCGACCCGTCTCGCTTGCGTATCGAAATCACGGAAACCTCGATGATGACCGATATTGAAAGCCGAATGTCGATTTTGAACAAATTCCGTGAAAGCGGATTCATTGTCGAAATGGATGACTTTGGCAGCGGTTATTCGTCGCTAAACCAGCTCAAGGATATGCCGCTTGACGTTTTGAAAATCGACATGAAGTTCCTGAGCAGTTCCAAGAACAGCCGAAAAGCAGAAATCATTTTGCGCAACGTGCTCAAGCTTTCGGGAGATCTCGGACTTTCTTCGCTCACCGAAGGCGTCGAAACCGAAGCCCAGTACAACATGCTGAACAAAATGGGTTGCAACCTGTTCCAAGGCTACTACTTCGCAAAGCCCATGACCGTGGGCGAATTCGAAAAAGTATGCGACACTAAGGTCGCTTAA
- a CDS encoding GGDEF and EAL domain-containing protein, producing the protein MRLIFAIIYSVLIILLVLCGMISRRSKRTVATSVSYLEFSFIVPIVGNLILVLSQNELLSTLGSYTYFIGMDLMAFSLFDFTLSYCNIPWRAHRKKCYVIYAILTLDIIQYFFNPFFGQAFGMEAITVDGSPYYRLVPYFGQTCHRIAVYFAFFTSLGIFLLKAIRVPRIYAEKYYVILFTMIFAGFWQSYYIFSRTPIDRSMVALAVCALLIFYFSLFYRPFRLLDRMLANIASKIPESVFFFDANDRCIWINRNAEKLVELQSDNLDRVQHRLQAMFDDLGEGEDNWSTKQQVGSGKNARFYSLERHFVTDSRSKKIGSFLNIHDHTEDILNHQREMYEATHDKLTGLFTKEHLFNVIKHRIAIDKDTSYSIAYFDIKDFKMVNDIFGNTAGDNVLVRVANWIKENSRDNWSYGRIGGDAFGVCFPTDTVRLAIVEDRLSKFVISNGTIDQHILLHVGIYHVTDTSIDVSIMFDRAHLAQTSIKNEYNMHIAIYDDKMRDQVLWGQKISAELEAAIDQRQIVPYLQPIVDNKGTIIGAEALVRWLHPKEGFLPPFTFIPTFEKNGMIADVDLYIWRCACEILASWTGEKEKLFISVNISPKDFYFMDVFAEIDKLVNEFKINPNRLRIEITETVMMTDAESRMAMLKRFRENGYIVEMDDFGSGYSSLNQLKDMPLDVLKIDMKFLSKAEDNMKAETILRNVLRLSSDLGLFSLTEGVETEDQYNMLSQMGCNLFQGYYFAKPMSVNDYEKLWSEQNESKKHSPWA; encoded by the coding sequence ATGAGACTGATTTTTGCAATCATCTATTCCGTGCTAATTATCCTTTTGGTGCTATGCGGAATGATATCGCGACGTTCCAAAAGGACCGTCGCCACTTCAGTCTCATATCTCGAATTCTCATTTATCGTTCCCATTGTCGGAAACCTGATTCTAGTCCTTTCTCAAAACGAACTCCTGTCCACCCTCGGTAGCTACACCTACTTTATCGGCATGGACCTGATGGCATTTAGCCTGTTCGACTTCACGCTGTCCTACTGCAACATTCCATGGCGAGCACACCGCAAGAAGTGCTATGTCATATACGCGATTCTCACCCTGGACATTATCCAGTACTTCTTCAACCCGTTCTTCGGGCAAGCCTTTGGCATGGAAGCCATAACGGTAGACGGTTCGCCCTACTACAGACTCGTTCCCTATTTCGGCCAGACCTGCCACCGTATCGCCGTCTATTTTGCATTCTTCACCTCCTTGGGGATTTTCCTGTTAAAGGCCATACGAGTTCCCCGTATTTATGCCGAAAAATACTACGTCATCCTCTTTACCATGATTTTTGCCGGTTTTTGGCAGTCCTACTACATTTTCTCCAGAACCCCCATCGACCGTTCGATGGTCGCGCTGGCCGTTTGCGCCTTACTCATCTTCTATTTTTCACTTTTCTACAGGCCGTTCAGACTTTTGGACCGCATGTTGGCAAACATCGCGTCAAAGATTCCTGAATCCGTCTTTTTCTTCGACGCCAACGACAGATGCATCTGGATTAACCGGAACGCAGAAAAACTGGTAGAGCTTCAATCCGACAATCTTGATCGCGTCCAGCATCGTCTGCAAGCCATGTTCGACGACCTAGGCGAAGGCGAAGACAACTGGTCTACCAAGCAGCAAGTCGGTTCCGGCAAGAACGCCCGGTTCTACTCGCTCGAAAGGCACTTCGTGACCGATTCGAGAAGCAAGAAAATCGGTTCGTTCCTAAACATACACGACCACACCGAAGACATTTTAAATCACCAGCGCGAAATGTACGAAGCCACCCATGATAAACTCACGGGGTTGTTTACCAAAGAGCATCTATTCAACGTCATCAAGCATAGAATTGCCATTGACAAGGACACGTCATATTCCATCGCCTACTTTGACATCAAAGATTTCAAAATGGTCAACGATATCTTTGGTAACACCGCTGGCGACAATGTCCTTGTAAGAGTCGCAAACTGGATCAAGGAAAACTCTCGTGACAACTGGAGCTACGGACGCATTGGCGGCGACGCGTTCGGCGTATGCTTTCCCACAGATACCGTCCGCTTGGCCATTGTCGAAGATAGGCTTTCAAAATTCGTCATTTCCAACGGCACTATCGACCAGCATATTCTATTGCACGTAGGCATCTATCATGTAACCGATACGAGCATAGACGTATCGATCATGTTCGACCGAGCACACCTCGCCCAAACAAGCATCAAGAACGAATACAACATGCATATCGCCATATACGACGACAAAATGCGCGACCAGGTGCTATGGGGTCAAAAGATATCGGCAGAACTCGAAGCCGCAATTGACCAGCGTCAAATCGTTCCCTACCTGCAACCCATTGTAGACAACAAGGGCACTATTATCGGGGCAGAAGCATTGGTCCGTTGGCTCCACCCCAAAGAAGGGTTCCTTCCGCCCTTCACCTTTATTCCTACTTTCGAAAAGAACGGCATGATTGCCGATGTGGACCTGTACATTTGGCGTTGCGCCTGCGAAATCCTCGCCTCTTGGACCGGCGAAAAAGAAAAACTCTTCATTTCGGTCAACATTTCGCCCAAGGACTTCTACTTCATGGATGTCTTTGCCGAAATCGATAAGCTGGTCAATGAATTCAAGATTAACCCGAACCGTTTGCGTATTGAAATTACGGAAACCGTCATGATGACCGACGCCGAAAGCCGTATGGCCATGTTGAAACGCTTCCGTGAGAACGGATACATTGTCGAAATGGACGACTTCGGAAGCGGGTATTCTTCGTTGAACCAACTCAAGGACATGCCTCTCGACGTTCTGAAAATAGACATGAAGTTCCTGAGCAAGGCCGAGGACAACATGAAAGCCGAAACCATTCTCCGGAATGTACTCCGACTTTCAAGCGATCTTGGACTATTCTCGCTCACCGAAGGAGTCGAAACCGAGGACCAGTACAACATGTTGAGCCAAATGGGTTGTAACTTGTTCCAAGGTTACTACTTTGCAAAGCCCATGTCGGTAAACGACTATGAAAAGCTTTGGTCCGAGCAGAACGAAAGCAAAAAGCACTCTCCTTGGGCTTAA
- the smc gene encoding chromosome segregation protein SMC, translating into MQITKLKIFGFKSFAQRTEINFPTKGLTAVVGPNGCGKSNITDAIRWVLGEQKAASLRMSKMQDVIFSGTEERAAMSLAEVSIVIDNSDGTLNSEYSEVIVTRRVHRDGSGEYLINNQECRLRDVHALLFDSGLGSSTYSQMNADMIKAVLSDKADDRRVLFEEAAGVSKYKQQRKETRRQLERVQMDMERVEDNLRSVRRSVKLYETQAEKVNEFKRLSKRLRELDLSVSIDKFEDMKEGLTTLDTATRRLNHDVENSKTNATVLQAKIDEKKLLISEDENAYRDLEREVQKATIELNDLNNSMGRIRDVISNLEAANEKSQEEIDRNTGKVQELLEERARLEEENAVLSSDSDVDEMNALLEREREILQVMRDKVDDLRTQSRELSNERLQKTNQVNALKSRFERMDAESGLLQANLAKWRGEMEQVQSQKASAESALADINAGLEAADADLERLTEQRSTREERLDAERADLLEAQKKLQELKNEVARLTSRIDVLQSVANEGTDASRWLMEHKADLVGGLLSERIEAAPEYAAQVEAALGDLMDAVVVASDDAAIAAVDAMKGENVGKAVLALVGAGAEPYSGTLQGDGVVGCLKDYVTADEQIAGWLKALLSRYFVVDSLSTAVRLARAMRGEDLCFVAPEGIVRTSGLMSSGTATSGTLSRKNEIAEANSLLEGVNLEVSQAEEEIGRLQDLVDEDTQMLASLVDEIREKEDMKRGGNAGISIQNNIIAGCDRRLAQLQGEMQNAESKIQAAEASKNSDQELMDAQASLEKIEEEYSRVNDELSEQDTLFREKEEDVRELERSAQDKTAKLTQNTNRLNYIAEQVDFLENAVRTRKEEMEKNLAAIQKNEEDGKGVADQVQSKDSALRELENQRDLAREKYELVSGDLEEWRSEVNRLRDDMIEKMKELNDVGRRQEALQANLDRLTERITNEYSVDLANPDDIERVEYSQPEADREIRELRGKIKELGPINVNVMEDYEDEKKRLLEVEAQFDDLDRARASLDRTITKLDDIARSRYLDTFARIQKNFQFVFSKLFLNGETKMSLVEKVDEMGKPMDILDADIEINVRPTGKKMRGIKALSGGEHALTATALLFAIYMEKPSPYCVLDEVDGPLDDANVGRFMALLREFSKQTLFIVVTHNKRTMAEADMLYGVTQEIKGISRIASVQLADATKFAI; encoded by the coding sequence GTGCAGATTACAAAACTAAAGATTTTTGGCTTTAAGTCCTTTGCCCAGAGGACCGAAATCAACTTCCCGACGAAGGGTCTCACCGCCGTGGTGGGTCCGAACGGGTGCGGCAAGTCGAACATTACCGACGCTATCCGCTGGGTTCTGGGTGAACAGAAGGCAGCATCCTTGCGTATGAGCAAGATGCAGGACGTGATTTTTAGCGGTACCGAAGAGCGTGCCGCCATGAGCCTTGCCGAAGTTTCCATTGTGATCGATAACAGCGATGGAACGCTGAATTCTGAATATTCCGAAGTGATTGTGACCCGCCGCGTGCACCGTGACGGGTCGGGCGAGTACCTGATCAACAACCAGGAATGCCGTCTGCGCGACGTGCATGCCCTGCTTTTTGACTCGGGCCTCGGTTCTAGCACTTATTCGCAGATGAACGCCGACATGATCAAGGCGGTTTTGAGCGACAAGGCCGACGACCGCCGCGTGCTGTTCGAAGAAGCCGCCGGCGTGAGCAAGTACAAACAGCAGCGTAAGGAAACCCGCCGCCAGTTGGAACGCGTTCAGATGGACATGGAACGCGTGGAAGACAACCTGCGCAGCGTGCGCCGTTCCGTAAAGCTGTACGAAACCCAGGCCGAAAAGGTGAACGAGTTCAAGCGCTTGAGCAAGCGCCTGCGTGAACTGGACCTCTCGGTCAGTATCGACAAGTTTGAAGACATGAAAGAGGGGTTAACGACCCTCGATACTGCGACTCGCCGTCTGAATCACGATGTGGAAAATTCGAAGACGAATGCGACGGTGTTGCAGGCAAAGATTGACGAAAAGAAGTTGTTGATTTCCGAAGATGAAAATGCCTACCGCGACCTAGAACGCGAAGTGCAGAAGGCGACTATCGAACTCAACGACTTGAACAACAGCATGGGCCGTATTCGCGACGTGATTTCCAACTTGGAAGCAGCGAACGAAAAGTCCCAAGAAGAAATTGACCGCAACACGGGCAAGGTCCAGGAACTCTTGGAAGAACGCGCCCGCCTCGAAGAAGAAAATGCGGTACTCAGTTCCGACAGCGACGTAGACGAAATGAACGCCCTGCTGGAGCGTGAACGTGAAATTTTGCAGGTCATGCGCGACAAGGTGGACGACCTGCGTACCCAGTCAAGGGAACTTTCGAACGAACGCCTGCAGAAGACTAATCAGGTGAACGCCCTCAAGAGCCGTTTCGAGCGTATGGATGCCGAATCGGGACTGTTGCAGGCGAACCTTGCCAAGTGGCGCGGCGAAATGGAACAGGTGCAGTCGCAGAAGGCGAGCGCCGAATCGGCCTTGGCTGACATTAACGCTGGCCTCGAAGCCGCCGATGCCGACCTGGAGCGCTTGACCGAGCAACGCTCGACGCGCGAAGAGCGACTCGATGCCGAACGCGCCGACTTGCTCGAAGCCCAGAAGAAACTGCAGGAACTGAAGAACGAGGTGGCAAGGCTCACCTCTCGAATTGACGTTTTACAGAGCGTTGCCAACGAGGGCACCGACGCTAGCCGCTGGCTCATGGAGCATAAGGCGGACCTGGTGGGCGGGCTCCTGTCGGAACGTATCGAAGCCGCTCCCGAATACGCCGCTCAAGTGGAGGCCGCCCTCGGTGACTTGATGGATGCCGTGGTTGTAGCCTCGGACGATGCGGCGATTGCCGCGGTGGATGCCATGAAGGGCGAAAACGTAGGCAAGGCGGTGCTCGCGCTGGTGGGTGCCGGTGCTGAGCCCTATTCCGGCACGCTCCAGGGCGATGGCGTTGTAGGTTGCCTCAAGGATTATGTGACTGCCGACGAACAGATTGCAGGCTGGCTCAAGGCGCTGCTTTCTCGTTACTTTGTCGTAGATTCTCTCTCGACCGCGGTGCGCCTTGCGCGAGCCATGCGTGGTGAAGACCTTTGCTTTGTGGCTCCTGAAGGCATTGTGCGTACGAGCGGCCTCATGAGCAGCGGTACGGCAACGTCTGGAACGCTTAGCCGCAAGAACGAAATTGCCGAAGCGAACAGCCTGTTGGAAGGCGTGAACCTTGAAGTTTCTCAGGCCGAAGAAGAAATTGGTCGCTTGCAGGATTTGGTCGACGAAGACACACAAATGCTTGCCTCGTTGGTCGACGAAATCCGCGAAAAAGAAGATATGAAGCGCGGCGGAAACGCCGGCATTTCGATCCAGAATAACATTATCGCCGGTTGCGACCGCAGACTTGCTCAGTTGCAGGGCGAAATGCAAAACGCCGAATCCAAGATTCAGGCGGCAGAAGCCTCCAAGAACAGCGACCAGGAACTCATGGACGCTCAGGCTTCTCTTGAAAAGATCGAAGAAGAATATTCCCGCGTGAACGACGAGTTGAGCGAACAGGATACGCTCTTCCGCGAAAAAGAAGAAGACGTTCGCGAACTGGAACGCAGCGCTCAGGACAAGACTGCAAAGCTCACGCAGAATACGAACCGCTTGAATTACATCGCCGAACAGGTGGATTTCTTGGAAAATGCGGTTCGCACGCGTAAAGAAGAAATGGAAAAGAATCTGGCCGCCATCCAGAAGAACGAGGAAGACGGCAAGGGAGTCGCCGACCAGGTGCAGAGCAAGGATTCTGCTCTGCGCGAACTGGAAAATCAGCGCGACTTGGCCCGCGAAAAGTACGAACTTGTTTCGGGCGACCTCGAAGAATGGCGCAGCGAAGTCAACCGCCTCCGCGACGACATGATCGAGAAAATGAAGGAATTGAACGATGTGGGCCGCAGGCAGGAAGCCTTGCAGGCAAACCTCGACCGCCTTACCGAACGTATTACAAACGAATACAGTGTAGACCTTGCGAACCCCGACGACATCGAGCGTGTGGAATATAGCCAGCCCGAAGCCGACCGTGAAATCCGCGAACTCCGCGGTAAGATTAAGGAACTGGGCCCCATCAACGTGAACGTGATGGAAGACTACGAAGACGAAAAGAAGCGTCTTCTGGAAGTCGAAGCGCAGTTCGACGACTTGGACCGTGCCCGCGCCTCGCTGGACCGCACCATCACCAAGCTCGATGATATTGCCCGCAGCCGTTACCTCGATACGTTTGCCCGCATTCAGAAAAACTTCCAGTTCGTGTTCAGCAAGCTGTTCCTGAACGGCGAAACCAAGATGAGCCTTGTCGAGAAGGTAGACGAAATGGGCAAGCCCATGGATATCCTCGATGCCGACATCGAAATCAACGTGCGCCCCACGGGTAAGAAAATGCGCGGTATCAAGGCGCTTTCCGGTGGTGAACACGCCCTGACCGCAACGGCCTTGCTGTTTGCCATCTACATGGAAAAACCGTCGCCGTACTGCGTGCTGGACGAAGTCGACGGTCCGTTGGATGACGCTAACGTGGGTCGTTTCATGGCGCTGCTCCGCGAATTCAGCAAGCAGACCTTGTTCATCGTGGTGACGCATAACAAGCGTACCATGGCCGAAGCCGACATGCTCTACGGTGTGACCCAGGAAATCAAGGGTATTTCTCGCATCGCCAGCGTGCAGTTGGCTGATGCGACCAAGTTCGCGATTTAA
- a CDS encoding EamA family transporter, whose protein sequence is MIIRESIGKKQHALVKSALKGFVFAALSAICYGTNPLGALHLYAQNYSPETVLFYRFFTAALLLMIVMLSKGSHFKISFREFRALVAFGFLFAASSLTYYASFKYMDAGLASTLLFLYPLEVSVLMAIFFKERIKIWTVLSIVISMAGIALLYRGGDGATLSSVGCLLVFLSSISYAIYMVMANRINLQMGSVKMTFYAICFCMFFLLLYSVTLGSGLPPLFTQASSWGWGFMLGLVPTVLSLIFMVKAVRIVGSTPTAILGALEPVTAVTIGVTVFAETLTTRIMAGIILILCSTILIAVKK, encoded by the coding sequence ATGATTATTCGGGAATCCATAGGTAAAAAACAGCATGCTCTAGTGAAGTCTGCACTCAAGGGTTTTGTTTTTGCAGCCCTTTCGGCTATCTGCTACGGCACGAATCCGCTGGGTGCGCTCCACTTGTATGCACAGAACTATTCGCCCGAGACGGTGCTTTTTTACCGATTCTTTACGGCGGCATTGTTGCTGATGATCGTCATGCTATCCAAGGGCTCGCACTTTAAAATTTCGTTTCGCGAGTTCCGTGCGCTAGTCGCGTTCGGCTTCTTGTTTGCCGCGAGTTCACTCACGTATTACGCCTCGTTCAAGTACATGGATGCGGGGCTAGCCTCTACGCTTCTGTTCCTTTATCCGCTCGAAGTCTCGGTGCTCATGGCGATTTTCTTCAAGGAAAGAATCAAAATTTGGACAGTCCTTTCGATTGTGATTTCGATGGCGGGCATTGCGCTTTTGTATCGTGGGGGAGACGGCGCAACGCTCAGTTCGGTGGGTTGCCTGCTCGTGTTCTTGTCGTCCATAAGTTACGCCATTTATATGGTGATGGCGAACCGCATCAACTTGCAGATGGGCTCGGTCAAGATGACTTTTTATGCCATCTGTTTTTGCATGTTCTTCTTGTTGCTTTATTCGGTGACGCTCGGTTCAGGGCTCCCGCCGCTCTTTACGCAGGCGAGTTCCTGGGGCTGGGGCTTTATGCTGGGCCTTGTGCCGACGGTGCTTTCGCTCATTTTCATGGTGAAGGCGGTGCGTATTGTGGGTTCTACACCGACGGCGATATTGGGCGCTCTGGAGCCTGTGACTGCAGTGACGATAGGCGTGACTGTCTTTGCCGAAACGCTGACGACGCGCATTATGGCGGGCATCATCTTGATCCTTTGTTCCACCATTTTGATTGCCGTAAAGAAATAA